A region of Opitutaceae bacterium DNA encodes the following proteins:
- a CDS encoding ApaG domain — protein sequence MTAHLDKLCYHHGGISLPADKPHAFVYFITIHNASDHTVTLLGRKWVIAHADGTQLVVEGDKIVGETPRLAPGEQFSYNSYHVTGSDAVVRGCFHGVDEAGRRIHVGLDPFELRIPPGVE from the coding sequence CTGACCGCCCACCTCGACAAACTCTGCTATCACCACGGCGGCATCAGCCTGCCCGCCGACAAGCCGCACGCCTTCGTCTATTTCATCACGATCCACAACGCCTCCGACCACACCGTCACCCTCCTTGGCCGCAAATGGGTGATCGCGCACGCCGACGGCACGCAGCTCGTCGTCGAGGGCGACAAGATCGTCGGCGAGACCCCGCGCCTCGCGCCCGGTGAGCAATTCTCCTACAACAGCTATCATGTGACCGGCAGTGATGCCGTGGTCCGGGGCTGCTTCCACGGCGTCGATGAGGCGGGGCGCCGGATTCATGTCGGGCTGGATCCCTTCGAACTGCGCATCCCACCCGGCGTAGAATAA